The Apis mellifera strain DH4 linkage group LG16, Amel_HAv3.1, whole genome shotgun sequence genome has a segment encoding these proteins:
- the LOC408554 gene encoding neural-cadherin produces MVDPLKLFWVITNSTYLVTKFIRIGIADKNDNPPYFDKGLYEAEVDENEDIQHTVLTVTAKDHDESSRIRYEITSGNIGGAFAVKNMTGAIYVAGALDYETRKRYELRLTASDNLKENYTTVVIHVKDVNDNPPVFERPTYKTQITEEDDRTLPKRVLGVTATDGDKDRPQNIVYFLTGQGIDPDNPANSKFDINRTSGEIYVLKPLDRDQPNGRPQWRFTVFAQDEGGEGLVGYADVQVNLKDINDNAPTFPQGIYFGNVTENGTAGMVVMTMTAVDYDDPSEGTNAKLIYSIEKNVIEEETGSPIFEIESDTGVIKTAVCCLDRERTPDYSIQVVAMDGGGLKGTGTASIRVKDINDMPPQFTKEEWFTEVDETEGPDLPEMPILTVTVHDEDETNKFQYKVIESSGYGADKFTMVRNNDGTGSLKIVQSLDYEDQLQSNGFRFRIQVNDKGEDNDNDKYHVAYSWVVVKLRDINDNQPQFEKANIETTVPENARIGNSLETFKATDPDQGGKSKVYYSIDRSSDRKRQFSINENGTVSIQRSLDREETPRHQVKILAIDDGIPPKTATATLTVIVHDINDNPPRFLKDYRPVLQEHSQQKKVVEISATDDDDRSKSNGPPFTFRMDPKADDVIRASFKVESDNKGANGDGMAIVSSLLSFNREQQKEYLIPIVIKDTGTPSMSGTSTLTVIIGDINDNKMQPGSKDIFVYNYAGQSPDTEIGRVYVYDLDDWDLPDKKFYWEGLEHAQFKLDEDTGMIYMKSGTHDGRYHLRFKVYDRKHTQTDVPANVTVTVKTIPHEAVLNSGSVRISGITDEDFIRIWDYKSQTTSRSKAELFRDKLAHLLNIDRENVDVFSVQLRRIHPPLTDVRFAAHGSTYYKPVRLNGIVLMHREEIEKEVGINITMVGIDECYYENEVCEGSCTNTLDISSLPYMVNANRTALVGVRVDVIAECTCGARNFSKGESCRSSPCYNGGRCVEGRFGLSCQCPAGYNGPRCQQTARSFRGNGWAWYPALEMCDNSHLSFEFITKKPDGLLLYNGPIVPPEADEIMVSDFISVELERGIPRLLIDFGSGTLELKVKPKRTLDDGEWHRLDIFWNTETVKLIIDYCKSADISEPEDGTPPEFNDTSCQAQGTIPPFNEYLNVNAPLQIGGLYVEQFDPTHYKWKHMPVGKGFDGCIKNLFHNSKLYDLAHPGLSRNSVAGCPQTEEICNNQESTFRCWEHGTCVGSFVEARCQCNPGWTGPGCMTPTIPTTFKPQSYVKYALSFEPDKYSTQVQLRFRTREVHGELFRVSDQHNREYAILEIKDSRLHFRYNLNSLRTEERDIWLTAIAVDDGQWHTVRVSRYGSAATLELDGGEGRRFNETFSFEGHQWLLVDKQEGVFAGGKAEYTGVRTFEVYADYQKGCLDDIRLEGKHLPLPPAMNGTQWGQATMARNLERNCPSNKPCANVICPEPFECIDLWNEYDCTCGEGRIPSPDNKGCMDKNECIDYPCLNGGRCINQDPRFRYRCICPDGFWGENCELVQEGQTLKLSMGALAAILVCLLIILVLVLVFVVYNRRRESHIKYPGPDDDVRENIINYDDEGGGEDDMTAFDITPLQIPIGGPILEMGGKLPPCKIPYTLGPEPNVGIFIEDHKKRADSDPNAPPFDDLRNYAYEGGGSIAGSLSSLASGTDDEQHEYEYLGAWGPRFDKLADMYGPAEESEEED; encoded by the exons TGACGAAATTCATCCGTATTGGAATAGCTGACAAGAACGACAATCCGCCTTATTTCGACAAAGGCCTCTACGAGGCTGAAGTAGACGAAAATGAGGATATCCAGCACACGGTACTCACTGTCACCGCCAAAGATCACGACGAGT CCTCGCGTATTCGATACGAGATTACGAGCGGTAACATAGGCGGTGCATTCGCCGTGAAGAATATGACTGGCGCCATCTATGTCGCGGGTGCGTTAGATTACGAGACGAGGAAGAGG TACGAGCTCCGCCTCACCGCGTCTGATaacttgaaagaaaattacacgACGGTCGTGATACACGTGAAGGATGTGAACGACAATCCACCTGTGTTCGAACGTCCAACTTACAAGACGCAGATCACCGAGGAGGACGACAGGACTTTGCCTAAACGAGTCCTCGGG GTGACGGCGACCGATGGCGACAAGGACAGGCCGCAGAATATCGTCTACTTTTTAACCGGACAGGGTATCGACCCCGATAATCCAGCGAACAGTAAATTCGACATCAACCGCACCAGCGGGGAAATTTACGTTCTAAAG CCGCTGGACAGGGATCAGCCGAACGGGAGGCCGCAGTGGCGATTCACGGTGTTCGCCCAGGACGAGGGTGGGGAGGGTTTGGTCGGGTACGCCGACGTGCAGGTGAACCTGAAAGATATCAACGACAACGCGCCCACGTTCCCCCAAGGAATTTACTTCGGCAACGTGACGGAGAACGGAACAGCGG GAATGGTCGTGATGACCATGACGGCGGTCGACTACGACGACCCGAGCGAGGGTACGAACGCAAAGTTGATCTACTCGATCGAGAAGAACGTGATCGAGGAGGAGACCGGCTCGCCCATCTTTGAGATCGAATCGGACACCGGGGTGATAAAGACGGCGGTCTGCTGTCTGGACAGAGAACGGACGCCGGATTATTCCATACAAGTGGTAGCTATGGATGGAGGGGGGTTGAAAG GGACGGGGACAGCGTCTATACGAGTGAAAGATATAAACGACATGCCTCCGCAATTCACGAAGGAGGAATGGTTCACCGAGGTGGACGAGACGGAAGGGCCAGATCTGCCGGAAATGCCGATACTCACGGTCACTGTGCACGATGAGGACGAGACTAATAAGTTCCAGTACAAa GTGATCGAAAGTAGCGGTTACGGTGCCGACAAATTCACCATGGTGAGAAATAACGACGGCACTGGCTCGCTCAAGATCGTGCAGTCGTTGGACTACGAGGACCAATTGCAGAGCAACGGTTTCAGGTTTAGGATACAGGTCAACGacaag GGGGAGGACAACGACAACGACAAATATCACGTTGCCTATTCGTGGGTGGTGGTGAAGCTGCGCGACATAAACGATAATCAGCCCCAATTCGAGAAGGCGAATATCGAGACGACGGTGCCGGAAAACGCTCGTATCGGGAACAGCCTGGAAACGTTCAAAGCCACCGATCCGGACCAAGGTGGTAAGAGCAAGGTGTATTACTCGATCGACAGAAGTTCCGACCGTAAGAGGCAGTTCTCCATCAACGAAAACGGGACGGTTTCGATCCAGAGGAGTCTGGATCGCGAGGAAACCCCGAGGCATCAG GTGAAAATCTTGGCCATCGACGACGGGATCCCGCCGAAAACTGCTACTGCGACGTTGACGGTGATCGTGCACGACATAAACGACAATCCGCCCCGATTCCTCAAGGATTATAGGCCGGTGTTGCAGGAACACTCCCAGCAGAAAAAGGTGGTAGAGATATCGGCAACGGACgacgacgatcgatcgaagagcAACGGGCCCCCGTTCACTTTCAGGATGGATCCTAAGGCGGACGACGTGATTCGCGCCAGTTTCAAAGTTGAGAGCGATAACA aGGGAGCGAACGGGGACGGTATGGCCATCGTTTCCTCCTTACTTTCGTTTAACAGAGAGCAACAGAAGGAGTACTTGATACCGATCGTTATCAAGGATACCGGCACTCCTTCTATGTCTGGGACCAGTACTTTAACCGTTATTATCGGGGATATCAACGATAACAAAATGCAGCCAGGATCGAAagacatttttgtatataattacgcA GGACAATCACCGGACACGGAAATAGGCAGAGTTTACGTGTACGATCTGGACGATTGGGACCTACCCGACAAGAAATTTTACTGGGAGGGTTTGGAACACGCTCAATTTAAATTGGACGAGGACACGGGGATGATATACATGAAATCGGGTACCCACGACGGCAGATACCATTTACGTTTCAAAGTGTACGATCGGAAGCACACGCAAACGGACGTGCCTGCGAACGTGACGGTCACAGTGAAGACTATACCGCACGAGGCTGTGCTGAACTCTGGCTCCGTTCGGATATCGGGCATAACGGACGAAGATTTCATCCGTATTTGGGATTACAAG TCGCAAACTACGTCGAGAAGTAAAGCGGAATTATTCAGGGACAAGTTGGCGCATCTGTTGAACATCGACAGGGAGAACGTGGACGTGTTCAGCGTTCAATTGCGCAGGATACATCCCCCGTTGACGGACGTGAGATTCGCGGCGCACGGGTCGACGTATTACAAACCTGTCAGATTGAACGGGATCGTGTTGATGCATCGAGAAGAg ATCGAGAAGGAGGTGGGTATCAACATAACCATGGTGGGTATCGACGAGTGTTACTACGAGAACGAAGTGTGCGAGGGTAGCTGCACGAACACGTTGGACATCAGCAGTTTGCCTTACATGGTGAACGCGAACAGAACCGCCCTGGTCGGCGTGCGAGTGGACGTAATCGCCGAGTGCACCTGCGGGGCGCGAAACTTCAGCAAGGGGGAGTCGTGCAGGAGCAGCCCTTGTTACAACGGCGGCCGTTGCGTGGAGGGGAGATTCGGATTGTC GTGCCAGTGTCCAGCCGGGTACAACGGCCCGAGGTGTCAGCAGACAGCGAGAAGTTTTCGCGGGAACGGATGGGCGTGGTACCCGGCTCTCGAAATGTGCGACAACAGTCATCTGAGCTTCGAATTCATCACGAAGAAGCCCGACGGATTGTTATTGTACAATGGGCCCATAGTTCCGCCAGAGGCTGACGAGATTATGGTCTCAG ACTTTATATCCGTGGAGCTGGAACGTGGAATACCGCGGCTGTTGATAGACTTCGGTTCTGGCACGTTGGAGTTGAAGGTGAAGCCGAAAAGGACACTGGACGACGGGGAATGGCACAGGCTCGACATCTTCTGGAACACGGAG ACGGTGAAATTAATCATCGACTACTGCAAGTCGGCGGACATCTCGGAGCCGGAAGACGGAACGCCGCCAGAGTTCAACGACACCAGCTGCCAAGCCCAAGGGACTATACCACCGTTCAACGAGTACCTGAACGTGAACGCCCCCCTTCAGATCGGTGGTTTGTACGTGGAGCAATTCGACCCGACCCACTACAAGTGGAAGCACATGCCTGTCGGCAAAGGTTTCGACGGGTGCATCAAGAATCTGTTCCACAACAGCAAGCTCTACGACCTTGCGCACCCGGGCCTGTCCAGGAACAGCGTGGCCGGCTGCCCCCAGACCGAGGAGATATGCAACAATCAGGAGTCCACGTTCCGTTGCTGGGAGCACGGCACCTGCGTGGGAAGCTTCGTCGAGGCAAGATGCCAGTGCAACCCCGGCTGGACAGGGCCCGGATGCATGACGCCCACCATACCGACCACGTTCAAGCCGCAGAGCTACGTTAAATACGCCCTGTCCTTCGAGCCGGATAAATATTCGACCCAGGTGCAACTGAGGTTCCGCACTCGGGAGGTCCACGGCGAGTTGTTCAGGGTCAGCGACCAGCACAACAGAGAATACGCCATCCTGGAG ATCAAGGACAGCAGACTGCACTTCCGCTACAATTTGAACAGCCTGAGAACCGAGGAGAGGGATATATGGTTGACGGCGATAGCTGTGGACGATGGGCAGTGGCACACAGTTAGAGTGTCGAGGTACGGATCGGCCGCCACGCTGGAGTTGgacgggggggaggggagaaggttCAACGAGACCTTCTCCTTCGAGGGGCATCAGTGGTTGTTGGTGGACAAACAGGAAGGAGTTTTCGCTGGCGGCAAGGCAGAATATACGGGGGTAAGGACGTTCGAGGTGTACGCCGATTACCAGAAAG GATGTCTCGACGATATAAGATTGGAGGGGAAGCATCTGCCGTTGCCACCCGCCATGAACGGGACGCAGTGGGGTCAAGCAACGATGGCCAGAAACTTGGAAAGGAATTGTCCCTCGAACAAGCCTTGCGCCAACGTCATTTGCCCGGAACCGTTCGAATGCATCGATCTTTGGAACGAGTACGACTGCAC ATGCGGGGAAGGGAGGATTCCGTCGCCTGACAATAAAGGATGCATGGACAAGAACGAATGCATAGATTATCCTTGCCTGAACGGTGGTAGATGCATCAATCAGGATCCTCGGTTCCGGTACAGATGTATCTGCCCGGATGGTTTCTGGGGGGAGAACTGCGAGCTCGTGCAAGAGGGGCAAACGTTGAAGCTCAGTATGGGAGCTTTGGCGGCCATTTTGGTTTGCCTTCTGATCATTCTCG TTCTCGTCTTGGTATTCGTGGTATATAACAGGAGAAGAGAATCTCACATCAAGTATCCCGGACCCGATGACGACGTAAGAGAGAATATCATCAATTATGATGACGAGGGTGGCGGAGAAGACGACATGACCGCGTTCGACATCACCCCCCTTCAAATTCCTATTGGCGGTCCGATACTGGAAATGGGTGGGAAGCTGCCACCGTGTAAAATACCCT